A window from Zingiber officinale cultivar Zhangliang chromosome 7A, Zo_v1.1, whole genome shotgun sequence encodes these proteins:
- the LOC122002537 gene encoding L-type lectin-domain containing receptor kinase VIII.1-like produces MAIRRLLALLPVVVLLVAAGRGRGGEAVMFNFRSLTLGSLKLIGDAHLKNNSIRLSRELPVPNSSTGRALYAEPVRVRHPVTRLALPFSTFFSFSVADLNPSSDGGGLAFLLAPDDDSLGDAGGFLGLFNASDGGKASVVAVEFDTHMDVEFEDINANHVGVDLGSLVSSRAADLDSAAIDLKGGDLVNTWIEYHGAAAEGLLEVFVSYSTLRPAFPVLSFEVDLGKYLNEFAYVGFSGSTQGSTEIHSVEWWSFSSPSIYAAPPPSTPASLPPPPAIPIFPFSVPPPPFSLSASAPVPTDAEGPIIGTVRSSSGSPCQSNGLCRQGPAAIAGVATAGAFVFAAAVVGVGFWVFTRRSKSPKKWESLAATSEIVNNPRNFCYRMLLIATRNFDPDRIIGHGAFGTVYKGIIPETGEMVAVKRCIQNGSHTSDQQARAEFLSELSIIAGLRHRNLVRLQGWCHEMGEILLVYDYMIHGSLDKALFDPKAAPLGWRHRRKILIGVASALAYLHREFDRQVIHRDVKSSNVMLDEGYHARLGDFGLARQVEHDKSPDATVTAGTMGYLAPEYLLTGRATEKTDVFSFGAVALEVACGRRPIDSDNDNHRIIGGAGSSTRRCSNLVEWVWGLHGDGRILEAVDPRLEGEFDEGEMRRMLLVGLACSNPDSLMRPAMRNAVQMLNGEADPPFVPASKPSMSFSTNQQLLLSLQDSVSDYNAMGLNLSMSSSSSSSLRSTLRGCGGGAGEGP; encoded by the coding sequence ATGGCGATCCGGAGACTGCTCGCTTTGCTGCCGGTGGTCGTGCTTCTGGTGGCCGCGGGGAGGGGCAGAGGCGGCGAGGCGGTGATGTTCAACTTCCGATCGCTTACATTGGGGAGCCTCAAGCTGATCGGCGACGCGCACCTGAAGAACAACAGCATCCGCCTATCGCGCGAACTCCCCGTCCCCAACTCCAGCACCGGCCGCGCCCTCTACGCGGAGCCCGTCCGCGTCCGCCACCCCGTCACTCGACTCGCCCTCCCGTTCTCAACGTTTTTCTCTTTCTCCGTCGCGGATCTCAACCCGTCCTCTGACGGCGGTGGCCTGGCCTTTCTCCTCGCTCCCGACGACGACTCCCTCGGCGACGCCGGCGGGTTCCTTGGCCTCTTCAACGCCAGTGACGGAGGCAAGGCCTCCGTCGTCGCCGTCGAGTTCGATACCCACATGGACGTTGAGTTCGAGGACATAAATGCGAACCACGTCGGTGTTGACCTCGGAAGCTTAGTGTCGTCGCGGGCCGCCGACCTGGACTCGGCCGCGATTGATCTCAAGGGTGGAGACCTCGTCAACACGTGGATCGAGTACCATGGCGCTGCTGCGGAAGGGCTGCTCGAGGTATTCGTCTCCTACTCCACTCTTCGCCCCGCCTTTCCCGTACTCTCCTTCGAGGTGGATCTCGGCAAGTATTTGAACGAATTTGCTTACGTCGGCTTCTCTGGATCCACTCAAGGGAGCACAGAGATCCACAGTGTCGAGTGGTGGAGCTTCTCCTCGCCTTCGATTTATGCTGCCCCGCCGCCTTCAACACCGGCCTCTCTTCCGCCGCCGCCCGCGATTCCCATCTTTCCCTTCTCAGTTCCTCCGCCGCCGTTCTCCCTCTCTGCTTCTGCCCCTGTGCCGACTGATGCCGAAGGACCAATCATTGGCACAGTGAGGTCATCGTCAGGTTCGCCGTGCCAGAGCAACGGGTTGTGTCGTCAGGGCCCCGCTGCTATCGCTGGGGTGGCTACGGCCGGCGCGTTCGTCTTCGCAGCGGCTGTCGTCGGCGTTGGATTCTGGGTATTCACCCGGAGGTCCAAGTCTCCTAAGAAATGGGAGAGCTTGGCTGCGACTTCCGAGATTGTGAACAATCCGAGGAATTTCTGCTACAGAATGCTCCTCATAGCAACCCGGAACTTCGATCCAGATCGCATCATTGGCCATGGTGCCTTTGGTACCGTCTACAAAGGGATAATCCCTGAGACGGGAGAAATGGTCGCCGTTAAAAGATGCATCCAAAATGGCAGCCACACTAGCGACCAGCAGGCGCGAGCAGAATTCCTCTCAGAGCTTTCCATCATCGCTGGCCTCCGGCACCGGAATTTGGTCCGTCTACAAGGTTGGTGCCACGAGATGGGTGAAATCCTCCTGGTCTACGACTACATGATCCATGGGAGTCTCGACAAGGCTCTGTTCGATCCAAAGGCGGCGCCTTTAGGATGGCGACATCGCAGAAAGATACTAATCGGAGTAGCATCCGCGCTCGCCTACCTCCATCGCGAGTTCGATCGCCAAGTGATCCACCGCGACGTCAAATCGAGCAATGTGATGCTCGACGAGGGCTACCACGCTCGGCTCGGCGACTTCGGCCTTGCTCGCCAAGTCGAGCACGACAAGTCGCCGGACGCCACCGTAACAGCCGGAACGATGGGTTACCTCGCACCGGAGTACCTCCTCACAGGCCGCGCAACCGAGAAGACCGATGTCTTCAGCTTCGGTGCGGTTGCCCTCGAAGTGGCGTGCGGCCGTCGTCCCATCGACAGTGACAACGATAACCACCGCATCATAGGCGGCGCCGGAAGCAGCACCAGGAGGTGCAGCAACTTGGTTGAATGGGTGTGGGGTTTGCACGGCGACGGGAGGATACTGGAAGCGGTCGATCCCCGATTGGAAGGTGAATTCGACGAGGGAGAGATGAGGAGAATGCTACTGGTCGGTTTAGCCTGCTCGAACCCGGACTCCTTGATGAGGCCAGCGATGAGGAATGCCGTGCAAATGCTCAACGGGGAGGCCGACCCACCCTTTGTTCCGGCGTCGAAGCCGTCGATGAGCTTCAGCACCAATCAACAGCTATTGCTAAGCCTCCAGGACAGCGTCTCCGACTACAATGCAATGGGGCTGAACCTATCAatgtcttcatcttcttcttcctcgttgAGGAGCACACTGAGAGGATGTGGTGGAGGCGCCGGCGAAGGGCCTTAG